In Stenotrophomonas sp. 610A2, one DNA window encodes the following:
- a CDS encoding SHOCT domain-containing protein, which translates to MNVPGLEGYNWAVWLIGVLLFAVAIGVFIAAIVRAGKRPPQLHSAAERLQREAAQGGDVDARLRALEQRRQGGQIGEAEYEAMRAAVLAGAKS; encoded by the coding sequence ATGAATGTTCCCGGTCTTGAAGGTTACAACTGGGCGGTATGGCTGATCGGCGTTCTGCTGTTCGCGGTGGCGATCGGCGTGTTCATCGCCGCCATCGTGCGCGCCGGCAAGCGTCCGCCACAACTGCACTCTGCTGCCGAGCGGCTGCAGCGTGAGGCGGCGCAGGGTGGCGATGTGGACGCCAGATTGCGAGCGCTGGAGCAGCGCAGGCAGGGTGGGCAGATAGGTGAGGCGGAGTACGAGGCGATGCGTGCTGCGGTATTGGCTGGCGCTAAAAGCTAA
- a CDS encoding ankyrin repeat domain-containing protein, producing MTEALRSRVVAAALGLGVLLTLATALGGVAAAVCGVLAQPSFALAVSWWRRTRTVTPSPALFKRELPGLLGLWAGGAAIVAVLVSWPLAALHDSGSLAAVLALSIAVSVALLALWRTWPLWQAMEREDSSLRSQWQALSGRSLDSWHGLGAAAVVLLLCAAIVAAAWPGLVSNGLRWPLAIATAIAAPLLHHLLQAMRSAPAAGSGKTNRTQQPAFDPFAEALAEPAPLEPIAQHELVPQLYDAARGGRIDRALQLLDAGADPHAAAPAESRDQRSLAVLAAVLPDLRLLRALISRGVDVNQAHKGMTPLLAATRDSWHGRPEAVMTLLANGADPRTPDADGNTPLHHAARSSDPGVAALLRDAAAEIDALNNDGHSPLAVACQAGNWRLGKFLLERGAKVEPTDGVPVLVQAAATDDDDPAGVQLLLKHKARLDARDRQRRSALHEAALAGHVDIVETLLNAGANVEPRDAAGRTPWLDAAAQGNAAVLERLLAHKPDVHAVDGEGSNALLLASRAEHVSAALIRRLLDLGIAADVVGSDGRRAIEHAAAAGRWSIVSLLDPSYPLPAAVSDAAAASGEDGDAAPVLNDRAPLALLREALVFGNVDGMAPLAKLCAADELGSLLHDPELALQPRVVDWLLAHGAAPEVLDACGDTPMFALLSRGVDAIPTLQVLLQHGVSPAGRGGLTRFLAACAQHDHGSRSTEQFALELLERGADPFAASPAGDPALSLAVRLGWLKLQQHLLLNGVDREARDSHGMTALHLATALARESALKQLVLQGASPDARAADGQTPLGVALSSGRRDLADLLDWRGWQLPLRALRDADVASAAMAGDADAVRRLLNLGFAVDAVDAQGCTGLLRAAGGGHAAVVDLLLSRSADPQHAAASGATPLSAAVSMRQTTIVAALLNAGAKLEHRLPGGVTVLMLAAALGLPDIVARLLTAGADVHAGDDQQLAPLHCAALYGFTSRDRTRLLALLDTLLLAGAEPDQAAAGTVTPLLLLLGARAEPGTACDESVVLAAVDRMLDEDVSLDVRDPRGFGPLHLAALHGLPQLVQRLLRAGADPDMRDAINRTPRDIAIMRGFIDVAGEFEPAVPGVSSMARFLRDHN from the coding sequence ATGACTGAAGCATTACGTAGCCGCGTTGTCGCTGCCGCGCTGGGACTGGGGGTGTTGTTGACCCTGGCCACGGCGTTAGGCGGCGTGGCCGCGGCTGTGTGTGGCGTGCTGGCGCAGCCGAGCTTCGCGCTGGCAGTGTCGTGGTGGCGGCGCACCCGTACCGTGACCCCGTCGCCGGCACTGTTCAAGCGTGAACTGCCTGGGCTGCTGGGCTTGTGGGCCGGCGGTGCGGCGATCGTCGCGGTATTGGTGTCCTGGCCGCTGGCGGCGCTGCATGACAGCGGCAGCCTGGCGGCGGTATTGGCGTTGAGCATCGCGGTGAGCGTGGCGTTGCTGGCGCTGTGGCGCACCTGGCCGCTATGGCAGGCGATGGAGCGCGAGGACAGCTCGCTGCGCAGCCAATGGCAGGCCTTGAGCGGCCGCAGCCTGGATTCCTGGCATGGCCTGGGCGCGGCAGCCGTGGTCCTGCTGCTGTGTGCGGCGATTGTCGCTGCGGCCTGGCCGGGGCTGGTCAGCAATGGCCTGCGTTGGCCGCTGGCCATTGCCACCGCGATTGCCGCGCCGTTGCTGCATCACCTGCTGCAGGCTATGCGCAGTGCGCCGGCGGCAGGCAGCGGCAAGACCAACAGGACGCAACAGCCTGCCTTCGATCCGTTCGCCGAGGCGCTGGCCGAACCGGCGCCGCTGGAGCCCATCGCCCAGCATGAGCTGGTGCCGCAGCTGTATGACGCTGCCCGTGGTGGTCGCATCGATCGTGCCCTGCAGCTGCTGGATGCGGGCGCCGACCCGCATGCAGCGGCGCCGGCCGAATCCCGTGACCAGCGCAGTCTGGCAGTGCTGGCAGCGGTGCTGCCCGATCTGCGCCTGTTGCGTGCGCTGATCAGCCGTGGCGTCGACGTCAACCAGGCCCACAAGGGCATGACCCCATTGCTGGCGGCCACTCGCGACAGCTGGCACGGTCGCCCGGAAGCGGTGATGACCCTGCTCGCCAATGGCGCCGATCCGCGTACGCCGGATGCCGATGGCAATACGCCGCTGCACCACGCCGCGCGCAGCTCCGACCCGGGCGTTGCAGCGCTGCTGCGCGATGCCGCCGCCGAGATCGACGCCCTCAACAACGATGGCCACAGCCCGCTGGCGGTGGCCTGCCAGGCCGGCAACTGGCGACTGGGCAAGTTCCTGCTGGAGCGTGGCGCCAAGGTCGAACCGACCGATGGCGTGCCGGTGCTGGTGCAGGCCGCGGCCACGGATGACGATGATCCGGCCGGTGTGCAGCTGTTGCTCAAGCACAAGGCACGGTTGGATGCGCGCGACCGCCAGCGTCGCAGCGCCTTGCACGAGGCCGCTCTGGCTGGCCACGTCGATATCGTCGAGACCCTGCTCAATGCCGGCGCCAACGTCGAGCCGCGTGATGCTGCCGGCCGCACGCCATGGCTGGATGCGGCCGCGCAGGGCAATGCCGCCGTGCTGGAGCGCCTGTTGGCGCACAAGCCTGACGTGCATGCCGTCGACGGCGAAGGCAGCAACGCCTTGCTGCTGGCCAGCCGCGCCGAACATGTATCGGCGGCGCTGATCCGCCGGCTGCTGGACCTGGGTATTGCCGCCGATGTGGTCGGCAGCGATGGCCGTCGTGCCATCGAGCACGCCGCCGCCGCAGGCCGCTGGAGCATTGTTTCCCTGCTCGACCCGAGCTATCCGCTGCCGGCTGCGGTCAGCGATGCGGCGGCTGCCAGTGGCGAAGATGGTGATGCCGCGCCGGTGCTCAATGACCGCGCGCCGCTGGCCTTGCTGCGCGAGGCACTGGTGTTCGGCAATGTCGACGGCATGGCGCCGTTGGCCAAGCTGTGTGCGGCCGACGAGCTCGGCAGCCTGCTGCATGATCCGGAGCTGGCCTTGCAGCCGCGCGTAGTGGATTGGCTGCTGGCGCACGGCGCCGCACCAGAAGTCCTGGATGCCTGCGGAGATACGCCGATGTTCGCGCTGTTGTCGCGTGGCGTCGATGCGATCCCGACCCTGCAGGTATTGCTGCAGCACGGCGTATCGCCGGCCGGTCGCGGCGGCCTGACCCGTTTCCTCGCGGCCTGCGCCCAGCATGACCACGGTTCGCGCAGCACCGAGCAATTTGCGCTGGAACTGCTGGAACGCGGCGCCGATCCATTTGCCGCCTCGCCGGCAGGCGATCCGGCGCTGTCGCTGGCGGTGCGCCTGGGCTGGTTGAAGCTGCAGCAGCACCTGCTGCTCAATGGCGTCGACCGCGAGGCGCGCGACAGCCACGGCATGACCGCACTGCACCTGGCCACCGCGCTGGCGCGCGAATCCGCGCTCAAGCAGCTGGTGCTGCAGGGCGCATCGCCCGACGCGCGCGCCGCCGACGGACAGACGCCGTTGGGCGTGGCCTTGTCCAGCGGTCGTCGCGATCTGGCTGATCTGCTCGACTGGCGCGGTTGGCAGCTGCCACTGCGCGCACTGCGCGATGCCGACGTTGCCTCCGCCGCGATGGCCGGCGACGCCGACGCGGTGCGCCGCCTGCTCAATCTTGGTTTTGCCGTCGACGCGGTCGATGCGCAGGGCTGCACTGGCCTGCTGCGTGCGGCCGGTGGCGGTCATGCCGCGGTCGTGGACCTGCTGCTGTCGCGCAGTGCCGATCCGCAGCATGCGGCGGCCAGTGGTGCGACGCCGTTGTCGGCGGCGGTGAGCATGCGCCAGACCACGATCGTGGCCGCCTTGCTCAATGCCGGTGCCAAGCTCGAGCATCGCCTGCCTGGCGGTGTCACCGTGCTGATGCTGGCCGCTGCCTTGGGCTTGCCGGACATCGTCGCGCGCCTGCTCACTGCCGGCGCCGATGTGCATGCCGGCGACGACCAGCAGCTGGCACCGCTGCATTGCGCCGCCCTCTACGGTTTCACCTCGCGCGATCGCACCCGCCTGCTGGCCTTGCTGGACACCTTGCTGCTGGCCGGCGCCGAGCCCGACCAGGCCGCGGCCGGCACGGTGACGCCGCTGCTGTTGCTGCTCGGTGCGCGCGCCGAACCCGGCACCGCCTGCGACGAAAGCGTGGTGCTGGCAGCGGTGGACCGCATGCTGGACGAAGACGTTTCGCTGGACGTACGTGACCCGCGCGGCTTCGGCCCGCTGCACCTGGCGGCACTGCATGGCCTGCCGCAACTGGTGCAGCGCCTGCTGCGTGCCGGCGCCGATCCGGACATGCGCGACGCGATCAACCGTACCCCGCGCGACATCGCCATCATGCGCGGCTTCATCGACGTCGCCGGCGAGTTCGAACCTGCGGTACCGGGCGTATCGTCGATGGCCCGCTTCCTGCGCGACCACAACTGA
- a CDS encoding YcgL domain-containing protein, with the protein MQAYVYKSQRKQDTYVYLAKRDDFDVIPAVLGNTLAPYTFVLEVALTPERRLAQADAALVRANLAERGFHLQAPPLPLAPVKIARIDGRDD; encoded by the coding sequence ATGCAAGCTTACGTCTATAAAAGCCAACGCAAGCAGGACACCTACGTGTACCTCGCCAAGCGTGATGATTTCGATGTGATCCCGGCAGTGCTGGGCAACACCTTGGCGCCTTACACCTTCGTGCTGGAGGTGGCGCTGACCCCCGAACGTCGCCTTGCCCAGGCCGATGCCGCGCTGGTGCGCGCAAATCTGGCCGAGCGCGGTTTCCACCTGCAGGCACCGCCCTTGCCCTTGGCACCGGTGAAGATCGCCCGCATCGACGGTCGCGATGACTGA
- a CDS encoding beta-ketoacyl-[acyl-carrier-protein] synthase family protein, whose protein sequence is MAPLNILAHTATTALGAGLDAQRRGLGGCHSGLRQNDFGDQPLPCWIGRVDGLEQLALPAELAGFACRNNQLAWLALQQDEVLAALQQVRERHGASRVAVVMGTSTSSIGATEEAYARLEADADGNLHFPPDMLRPRIHTPHSLGDFVQVATGLSGPCITVATACSSSAKVFAQAARLINAGLADAALVGGVDTLCGSVLYGFNSLQLVSPTPCQPFDARRVGLSLGEAGGYAVLERAGAGPATGLQLRGYGESSDAHHMSAPHPEGLGARLAMQAALQRAGIDAGDVGYLNLHGTSTPANDSIEAAAVAALFPPSLHASSTKGWTGHTLGAAGIVESVFALLALEDGLLPGTLNSEIPDPACGPQIRFENTQAEISYAMNNSFGFGGNNCSLVFGKAG, encoded by the coding sequence CTGGCGCCGCTGAACATACTCGCGCACACCGCCACCACGGCCTTGGGTGCGGGTCTGGATGCGCAAAGGCGAGGCCTGGGCGGGTGCCACAGCGGTTTGCGGCAGAACGATTTCGGCGACCAGCCCCTGCCGTGCTGGATTGGCCGGGTGGACGGCCTGGAGCAGTTGGCCCTGCCAGCGGAGCTTGCCGGGTTCGCCTGCCGCAACAACCAGCTGGCCTGGCTCGCCTTGCAGCAGGATGAGGTGCTGGCCGCGCTGCAGCAGGTGCGCGAACGCCACGGCGCATCGCGGGTGGCGGTGGTGATGGGCACTTCCACCTCCAGCATCGGCGCCACCGAAGAAGCCTATGCGCGGCTTGAAGCAGACGCCGACGGCAACCTGCATTTCCCGCCGGACATGCTGCGCCCGCGCATTCATACCCCGCATTCGCTGGGCGACTTCGTGCAGGTGGCCACCGGCTTGAGCGGCCCCTGCATCACCGTTGCCACCGCCTGCTCGTCCAGCGCCAAGGTCTTCGCCCAGGCCGCACGCCTGATCAACGCCGGCCTGGCCGATGCCGCCCTGGTCGGCGGCGTGGATACCCTGTGCGGCAGCGTGCTGTACGGCTTCAACTCGCTGCAGCTGGTGTCACCAACGCCCTGTCAGCCGTTTGACGCACGCCGGGTCGGCCTGTCGCTGGGCGAAGCCGGCGGCTACGCGGTGCTGGAACGTGCCGGTGCGGGCCCGGCCACGGGCTTGCAGCTGCGCGGCTACGGCGAATCCAGCGATGCCCACCATATGTCCGCACCGCACCCCGAAGGCCTGGGTGCGCGCCTGGCCATGCAAGCCGCGCTGCAGCGCGCCGGCATCGACGCCGGCGACGTGGGCTATCTCAACCTGCACGGCACCTCCACCCCGGCCAACGACAGCATCGAGGCCGCAGCGGTGGCCGCCTTGTTCCCGCCCAGCCTGCATGCCAGCTCGACCAAGGGTTGGACCGGCCATACCCTGGGCGCAGCCGGCATCGTCGAATCGGTATTCGCATTGCTGGCACTGGAGGACGGCCTGCTGCCGGGTACCTTGAACAGCGAAATTCCCGACCCGGCCTGCGGTCCACAGATCCGCTTCGAGAACACGCAGGCCGAGATCAGCTACGCAATGAACAATTCCTTTGGCTTCGGCGGCAACAACTGCTCGCTGGTCTTCGGCAAGGCAGGATGA
- a CDS encoding bestrophin family protein, with protein sequence MIIRPRPTGWQLLYILRGSIVPAIAPKVLAIGVLAVLVAAFSRSWHPLGGSGLSVVPFTLLGLVLSIFLSFRNNACHDRWWEGRKLWGQLVIESRSFAREAAALLAAEPQLRERGTRLVIGFAHALAARLRGRDQAAVAAPWLQAEQRAVLERQNIADGILNQLASELAVPLREGRLDPYLYAQFEARLHAMASVQAGCERISGTPLPFAYTLLLHRCAWLFCVLLPFGLAGALGWATPVVSMLLAYAFFGLDQLGEEMEDPFGTEPNDLPLDAMVRTIEIDLLDALGHRPLPEPLQPQGYRLQ encoded by the coding sequence ATGATCATCCGCCCCCGTCCCACTGGCTGGCAGCTGCTGTACATCCTGCGCGGCTCCATCGTGCCGGCCATCGCCCCCAAGGTGTTGGCGATCGGTGTGCTGGCGGTGCTGGTGGCGGCGTTCAGCCGCAGCTGGCATCCGCTGGGTGGCAGCGGTCTGTCGGTGGTGCCGTTCACCCTGCTCGGGCTGGTGCTGTCGATCTTCCTGAGTTTCCGCAACAACGCCTGCCATGACCGCTGGTGGGAAGGGCGCAAGTTGTGGGGGCAGCTGGTCATCGAATCGCGCAGCTTCGCCCGCGAGGCCGCTGCGCTGCTGGCCGCCGAGCCGCAGCTGCGCGAGCGCGGCACCCGGCTGGTGATTGGTTTTGCGCATGCGCTGGCTGCACGCCTGCGTGGCCGTGACCAGGCCGCTGTTGCCGCGCCTTGGCTGCAGGCCGAGCAGCGCGCCGTGCTGGAACGGCAGAACATCGCTGACGGCATCTTGAACCAGCTCGCCAGCGAGCTCGCCGTGCCGTTGCGCGAAGGCCGACTGGATCCCTACCTCTATGCGCAGTTCGAGGCGCGCCTGCATGCCATGGCCAGCGTGCAGGCCGGCTGCGAGCGCATCTCCGGCACCCCGCTGCCGTTCGCCTATACCTTGCTGCTGCACCGCTGCGCATGGCTGTTCTGCGTGCTGCTGCCGTTTGGCCTGGCCGGCGCGCTGGGCTGGGCCACGCCGGTGGTATCGATGCTGCTGGCCTATGCCTTCTTCGGCCTGGACCAGCTCGGCGAAGAGATGGAAGACCCGTTCGGTACCGAACCCAACGACCTGCCGCTGGACGCCATGGTGCGTACCATCGAAATCGATCTGCTCGACGCCTTGGGCCACCGCCCGCTGCCCGAGCCGCTGCAGCCGCAGGGTTACCGGCTGCAGTAA
- a CDS encoding beta-ketoacyl synthase chain length factor — protein sequence MLEATLEGIGFWGAGLPDWDSACVWMRKGERPLDPPARPSPQLLAANERRRAPGTVAVALEAALAACEAADRAPATLPAVFTSTHGELTITDYMCATLADDPCAISPTKFHNSVHNAAAGYWTIGAGAHVAATAISAGRHSFAQGLLEAMVQLHAGEEAVLLVAYDGNASGPAAEVSPSTGLLGAAFVLSRTACAGLPGLQLRLHDQPPPSQDTPQGPLLQLYADNAMHPALPLLEALAMDLEKVWMRSGTDQWLEIDILHE from the coding sequence ATGCTGGAAGCAACACTGGAAGGCATCGGCTTCTGGGGCGCAGGTCTACCCGACTGGGACAGCGCCTGTGTCTGGATGCGCAAGGGCGAACGCCCGCTGGATCCACCAGCCCGTCCCTCGCCGCAGCTGCTGGCGGCCAATGAACGGCGCCGCGCGCCGGGCACCGTGGCAGTGGCGCTTGAAGCCGCGCTGGCAGCCTGTGAAGCGGCCGACCGCGCGCCGGCGACCTTGCCGGCGGTGTTCACCTCCACCCATGGCGAGCTGACCATCACCGACTACATGTGCGCCACGTTGGCGGACGACCCCTGCGCGATCTCGCCGACCAAGTTCCACAACTCGGTGCACAACGCTGCCGCCGGTTACTGGACCATCGGTGCGGGTGCGCACGTCGCCGCCACCGCCATCAGCGCCGGCCGCCACAGCTTCGCGCAGGGTCTGCTGGAAGCGATGGTGCAGCTGCATGCCGGCGAAGAGGCGGTGTTGCTGGTTGCCTATGACGGCAATGCCAGTGGCCCGGCCGCCGAGGTATCACCAAGCACCGGGCTGCTGGGAGCAGCCTTCGTGCTGTCACGCACGGCCTGTGCCGGCTTGCCCGGCCTGCAGCTCAGGCTGCATGACCAGCCGCCGCCGTCGCAGGACACACCACAAGGCCCGTTGCTGCAGCTGTACGCTGACAACGCGATGCACCCGGCGCTGCCGCTGCTGGAAGCCTTGGCAATGGATCTGGAAAAAGTATGGATGCGCTCAGGCACTGATCAGTGGCTGGAGATCGACATCCTCCATGAATGA
- a CDS encoding phosphotransferase: MLGREDILKLVPHQGSMCLWDQVVDWSAQEITLRAFNHRDVLHPLRCDKQLRAIHLCEYGAQAMAVHGGLRGRERGGAVIPGVLVALRDVQLHVARIDDLPDALEAAAQVLAEGEGSQQYSFRIHHREQLLAEGRAAVMLQLP, encoded by the coding sequence ATGCTGGGGCGTGAGGACATCCTCAAACTCGTTCCGCATCAGGGCAGCATGTGCCTGTGGGACCAAGTGGTGGACTGGTCGGCGCAGGAGATTACGCTGCGCGCCTTCAATCACCGCGATGTCCTGCATCCCCTGCGCTGCGACAAGCAGCTGCGCGCGATCCATCTATGCGAGTACGGCGCACAGGCGATGGCCGTGCATGGCGGCCTGCGCGGGCGCGAGCGCGGCGGTGCGGTAATACCGGGCGTGCTGGTGGCGCTGCGCGATGTGCAGTTGCATGTGGCGCGCATCGACGACCTGCCTGATGCACTGGAGGCCGCGGCACAGGTATTGGCCGAAGGCGAGGGCAGCCAGCAGTACAGCTTCCGCATCCACCATCGCGAGCAGCTGCTGGCCGAAGGCCGCGCCGCGGTGATGCTGCAGTTGCCGTGA
- the hemB gene encoding porphobilinogen synthase, which yields MMHPQYRPRRMRHDEFSRRLMRENTLTSNDLIWPVFVHELEGRAAVASMPGVDRMSIDELLREAEQALELGVPVIDLFPVIDPSRKSLDAAEAWNPDGLAQRAVRALKQRFPELGVMTDVALDPYTTHGQDGIIDDTGYVLNDITVEALVKQSLSHAEAGVDIISPSDMMDGRIGAIRTALDDARHINARIMAYSAKYASAFYGPFRDAVGSSASLGKADKKTYQMDPANSDEAMREIALDLDEGADMVMVKPGMPYLDIVRRVKTEFGVPTFAYHVSGEYAMLKAAAANGWLDERKCVMETMIGFKRAGADGVLTYYAPQIARWLKEA from the coding sequence ATGATGCACCCCCAGTACCGCCCGCGGCGCATGCGCCACGATGAGTTCTCGCGCCGTCTGATGCGCGAAAACACGCTGACCAGCAACGACCTGATCTGGCCGGTGTTCGTGCATGAACTGGAAGGCCGCGCGGCGGTGGCATCGATGCCGGGCGTGGACCGCATGTCCATCGACGAGCTGTTGCGCGAGGCCGAGCAGGCGCTGGAGCTTGGCGTGCCGGTGATCGACCTGTTCCCGGTGATCGACCCGTCGCGCAAGTCACTGGACGCGGCCGAGGCCTGGAACCCGGACGGCCTGGCGCAGCGTGCGGTGCGCGCACTGAAGCAGCGCTTCCCCGAGCTCGGCGTGATGACCGACGTCGCGCTGGACCCGTACACCACGCACGGCCAGGACGGCATCATCGACGACACCGGCTACGTGCTCAACGACATCACCGTCGAAGCACTGGTCAAGCAGTCGCTGTCGCATGCCGAAGCGGGCGTGGACATCATTTCACCCTCGGACATGATGGATGGCCGCATCGGTGCGATCCGCACCGCGCTGGATGACGCCCGCCATATCAACGCGCGCATCATGGCCTACTCGGCCAAGTACGCCTCGGCGTTCTATGGCCCGTTCCGCGACGCGGTAGGCAGCTCGGCCAGTCTCGGCAAGGCCGACAAGAAGACCTACCAGATGGACCCGGCCAACAGCGACGAGGCCATGCGCGAGATCGCGCTGGACCTGGACGAAGGCGCCGACATGGTGATGGTCAAGCCGGGCATGCCCTATCTGGACATCGTGCGCCGGGTGAAGACCGAGTTCGGCGTGCCGACCTTCGCGTACCACGTCAGCGGCGAGTACGCGATGTTGAAGGCGGCCGCAGCCAATGGCTGGCTGGATGAGCGCAAGTGCGTGATGGAGACGATGATCGGCTTCAAGCGCGCCGGTGCAGATGGCGTATTGACCTATTACGCGCCGCAGATCGCGCGCTGGCTGAAGGAGGCTTGA
- a CDS encoding glycosyltransferase family 2 protein → MNDQQPLCADNVAVVIPALNEELRIRQVVEGALQYFPHVIVVDDGSTDRTTDCIADLPVTVLRHPQRMGKGQALRSGFAEANRRGLRGVLTLDGDGQHLAADLPRLLASANRHPGCIIIGARLRKRASQPLYRRLANEFGDWGIAWGTHYQVADSQSGQRFYPAEVIALREISAEGFVFEAQVVISAARQLGTRCVSVPIESRYRCADSDEPFRPSHFKPLQDLYNITSHIVLLALRHGHIWRVYRSIRANPPIIDSTDAAG, encoded by the coding sequence ATGAATGACCAGCAACCGCTCTGTGCCGACAACGTCGCCGTAGTCATTCCGGCGCTGAACGAGGAACTGCGCATCCGCCAGGTGGTCGAGGGCGCGTTGCAGTACTTCCCGCATGTGATCGTGGTCGATGACGGTTCCACTGACCGCACCACCGACTGCATCGCCGATCTCCCCGTCACCGTGCTGCGCCACCCGCAGCGCATGGGCAAGGGCCAGGCGCTGCGCAGCGGTTTTGCCGAAGCCAACCGCCGCGGCCTGCGCGGCGTACTTACCCTGGATGGCGACGGCCAGCATCTCGCCGCCGACCTGCCGCGCCTGCTGGCCAGCGCCAATCGCCACCCGGGTTGCATCATCATCGGCGCGCGCCTGCGCAAACGCGCATCGCAACCGCTGTACCGGCGCCTGGCCAACGAGTTCGGCGACTGGGGCATCGCCTGGGGCACGCATTACCAGGTGGCCGACAGCCAGAGCGGCCAGCGCTTCTACCCCGCCGAGGTGATCGCCCTGCGCGAGATCTCCGCCGAAGGCTTCGTGTTCGAAGCGCAGGTGGTGATCTCGGCGGCGCGGCAATTGGGCACGCGTTGCGTATCGGTGCCGATCGAATCGCGCTACCGCTGCGCCGACAGCGACGAGCCGTTCCGGCCCAGCCATTTCAAGCCGCTGCAGGACCTGTACAACATCACCAGCCACATCGTGTTGCTGGCCCTGCGCCACGGCCACATCTGGCGCGTCTACCGCAGCATCCGCGCCAATCCGCCGATCATCGACAGCACCGACGCCGCAGGCTGA
- the fabG gene encoding 3-oxoacyl-ACP reductase FabG encodes MMSKQRRALVTGGSGDLGGAICRRLAADGAHVIVHANANLARADAVVAQIIADGGSAQAVAFDVADNDAVSAALEGLLADGPIQIVVNNAGIHDDAPMAGMDAQRWQRVIDVSLNGFFNVTQPLLLPMARTRWGRIVSVSSVAAVLGNRGQTNYAAAKAGLHGASKSLAREMASRGISVNVVAPGVIEGQMAADAFPPELIKQTVPAARAGKPEEVAALVAFLCSDMAGYINGQVIGINGGMG; translated from the coding sequence ATCATGAGCAAGCAACGACGTGCGCTGGTAACCGGCGGCAGTGGTGACCTTGGCGGCGCGATCTGCCGCAGGCTGGCCGCCGATGGCGCGCATGTGATCGTGCATGCCAATGCCAACCTGGCGCGTGCCGACGCGGTGGTCGCGCAGATCATTGCTGACGGCGGCAGTGCGCAGGCGGTGGCCTTCGATGTCGCCGACAACGACGCGGTGAGCGCTGCACTGGAAGGCTTGCTGGCGGATGGCCCGATCCAGATCGTGGTCAACAATGCCGGCATCCACGATGACGCGCCGATGGCCGGCATGGATGCGCAGCGTTGGCAGCGGGTGATCGATGTCAGCCTCAACGGCTTCTTCAACGTGACCCAGCCGCTGCTGCTGCCGATGGCGCGTACCCGCTGGGGCCGCATCGTCAGCGTGTCGTCGGTGGCTGCAGTGCTTGGCAATCGCGGCCAGACCAATTACGCCGCGGCCAAGGCCGGCCTGCATGGCGCCAGCAAGTCATTGGCACGGGAAATGGCCAGCCGTGGCATCAGCGTCAACGTGGTCGCGCCCGGGGTGATCGAGGGGCAGATGGCCGCCGATGCGTTTCCACCGGAGCTGATCAAACAGACCGTGCCCGCGGCGCGTGCCGGCAAGCCGGAAGAAGTAGCGGCCTTGGTGGCTTTCCTGTGCAGCGATATGGCCGGCTATATCAACGGCCAGGTGATCGGCATCAACGGCGGCATGGGCTGA
- a CDS encoding TolB family protein codes for MRTRRLLLALTLSLPFSPVASALSEFGIEGMGVVSTRADEIRATLSVDGQRIIWASNREGGAGGWDLWQATLQDKRWMDPQPLALNSSADEVDPFLSTDGRWLYFASNRKGGHGGFDLYRAAVAADGSLGQPQNLGPAVNGRQDERSPALADDGRLLFSSNRNGGSGGWDLWRATAAGDGFAAAAAMVGINTAANELDASWLGGGRGVVFARANAAGGAQLWLSQCRQGQWAEATLLGLSFNSADGDTRGAVIDANKPGELVVSGKARSPRAGGMDLYRMKAPVLDGDDSCR; via the coding sequence ATGCGGACCCGTCGTTTACTGCTCGCGCTGACCCTGAGTTTACCCTTTAGCCCCGTTGCCTCGGCGCTTTCCGAGTTCGGCATCGAAGGCATGGGGGTAGTTTCCACCCGCGCCGATGAAATCCGCGCAACGCTGTCGGTGGACGGGCAGCGCATCATCTGGGCCAGCAACCGCGAGGGCGGCGCCGGTGGCTGGGACCTGTGGCAGGCGACCCTGCAGGACAAGCGCTGGATGGACCCGCAGCCACTGGCCTTGAACAGCTCCGCCGACGAGGTCGATCCCTTCCTCAGCACGGATGGCCGCTGGCTCTACTTCGCCTCCAACCGCAAGGGTGGCCATGGCGGCTTTGATCTGTACCGGGCGGCGGTGGCTGCCGATGGCAGTCTGGGCCAGCCGCAGAATCTGGGGCCAGCGGTGAACGGCAGGCAGGACGAGCGCTCTCCTGCGCTGGCCGACGATGGTCGGTTGCTGTTCTCCAGCAATCGCAACGGTGGCAGCGGCGGTTGGGATCTGTGGCGTGCAACTGCTGCCGGTGACGGCTTTGCCGCTGCGGCAGCCATGGTCGGCATCAATACTGCCGCCAATGAGCTGGATGCGAGTTGGCTGGGTGGTGGCCGTGGGGTGGTGTTTGCCCGCGCCAATGCGGCTGGTGGTGCACAGCTGTGGCTGTCCCAGTGCCGGCAGGGGCAATGGGCTGAGGCGACGCTGCTGGGCTTGTCGTTCAACAGCGCTGATGGCGATACGCGCGGTGCGGTAATTGATGCGAACAAGCCTGGCGAACTGGTGGTCAGCGGCAAGGCGCGCTCACCGCGGGCCGGCGGCATGGATCTTTACCGGATGAAGGCGCCGGTGCTTGATGGGGATGATTCTTGTCGGTGA